In the genome of Saccopteryx leptura isolate mSacLep1 chromosome 10, mSacLep1_pri_phased_curated, whole genome shotgun sequence, one region contains:
- the LOC136382171 gene encoding C-C chemokine receptor type 1-like has product MEISNISMDYDGTTDVNYGATTPCLYETVRSFRAQVLPPLYSLVFVIGLVGNILVVLVFLEHKRLKNITSIYLLNLAISDLLFLFTLPFWIHYYRKDNWVFGNVMCKLLSGLYYVGMYSEVFFIILLTIDRYLAIVHAVFALRARTVTFGIITSVVSWVLAFLTSISDFCFMDSKRYGGGYICSFNIPYKYYKHWKRFLPLKRTILGLVLPLVIMIICYTGIIKILLRRPNERKSKAVRLIFVIIIIFFLFWTPINLSMFVFAFEDILLNSNCEQIKQLILAGQVSEVIAYMHCCVNPIIYVFVGKRFREYLRQLFHRLLSLSPGKWLLFFHSKN; this is encoded by the coding sequence ATGGAAATTTCCAACATTTCAATGGACTATGATGGGACCACAGACGTGAACTACGGGGCCACAACCCCGTGCCTATATGAAACCGTAAGGTCTTTCAGAGCTCAAGTGTTGCCCCCTTTGTACTCCCTGGTATTTGTCATTGGCCTGGTCGGCAACATCCTGGTGGTCCTGGTCTTTTTGGAACACAAGAGGCTCAAGAACATAACCAGCATCTACCTGCTCAATCTGGCCATTTCTgacctgctcttcctcttcacGCTGCCCTTCTGGATTCACTACTATCGAAAAGATAACTGGGTGTTCGGCAATGTCATGTGCAAGTTGCTGTCGGGGCTTTATTACGTAGGTATGTACAGTGAGGTCTTCTTCATCATCCTGCTGACCATCGACAGGTACCTGGCCATCGTCCATGCTGTGTTTGCCCTGCGGGCCCGGACCGTCACATTTGGTATCATCACCAGTGTAGTCAGCTGGGTCCTGGCCTTCCTGACTTCAATTTCAGACTTTTGCTTTATGGATTCCAAGAGATATGGAGGTGGTTACATCTGCAGCTTCAATATTCCTTATAAGTACTACAAACATTGGAAACGGTTCCTGCCTCTGAAACGAACCATCCTGGGGCTGGTCTTGCCTCTGGTGATCATGATCATCTGCTACACGGGGATCATAAAGATTCTGCTCAGACGACCCAATGAGAGGAAGTCCAAAGCGGTCCGTCTGATTTTTGtcattataatcattttttttctattttggacGCCCATCAATCTGAgtatgtttgtttttgcttttgaagaCATTTTGTTAAACAGTAACTGTGAGCAGATCAAACAGCTAATCCTGGCCGGTCAAGTGTCAGAGGTGATCGCCTACATGCACTGCTGTGTCAACCCCATCATCTACGTCTTTGTTGGCAAGAGGTTCCGCGAGTACCTGCGTCAGCTGTTCCACAGGCTCCTGTCCCTGAGCCCGGGGAAATGGCTCCTCTTCTTCCACAGTAAGAACTAG